One stretch of Mus pahari chromosome 5, PAHARI_EIJ_v1.1, whole genome shotgun sequence DNA includes these proteins:
- the LOC110321241 gene encoding glyceraldehyde-3-phosphate dehydrogenase-like — MVKVSVNRFGCIGCLVIRAAICSPLGKVEIVAINHSFIDLNCIVYMFQYDFTHGKFNGTVKAEKGKLASKGLVKDIVGYTMDQVISCDFNSNSHSSTFDTRTGIALNDNFVKFISWCDNVYSYSNRIVDLMDYMYSRE; from the exons atggtgaaggtcaGTGTGAACAGATTTGGCTGTATTGGGTGCCTGGTTATCAGAGCTGCCATCTGCTCTCCACTTGGCAAggtggagattgttgccatcaaccactccttcattgacctcaactgcatagtctacatgttccagtatgacttcACCCATGGTAAATTTAATGgaacagtcaaggctgagaaagGGAAGCTT GCATCTAAGGGCCTAGTGAAGGACATTGTGGGCTACACTATGGACCAGGTTATATCCtgtgacttcaacagcaactctcACTCTTCTACCTTTGATACTAGgactggcattgctctcaatgacaactttgtaaagttcATTTCCTGGTGTGACAATGTATACAGCTACAGCAACAGAATAGTGGACCTCATGGACTACATGTACTCCAGGGAGTAA